The Littorina saxatilis isolate snail1 linkage group LG1, US_GU_Lsax_2.0, whole genome shotgun sequence nucleotide sequence aacaaagaggcaggtcatgggataaggGAAGTTTCATTATAGACAAAACGAACATTAACTGGGATTTCGACTTAGGCCCCATCGGTCGTTAAAGTAGAAAAACATGACGCACAACAGACCGATACTGATTATGGATGGGACTGTGACTTATTTCTGAATGTTGTCGCTTCAAAAGAGGTTTTTTCTCCAGAAGAGATGTGACAGTAAGAGACCTCCATCTTGGAAGTTAACTATCACAGTTTATGTACGCACGTACAAGAAGTTAGGTTACACtgaaaataaaacatacataaatatTCAAGTTAAGCTTAAACCATACAGCTTCGTGAAAAGTAGGGCGATAtgcataataatattatatcaaaGACGGTTACGTCCATTTGCGCTTCCTGCTTTACACGAAAGGTACACAGTAATTATATACGTTCGCAGTATTTATGTAGTTTGCTTAGCATGCAAATGTGGGGCAAGATGCTAATGTACAAAGCAGATACATGGTAAGACGGgagcagtggcgtggtggtaagacattggcctcctaatcgggaggtcgtgagttcgaatcccggtcgctgccgcctggtgggttaaagtggagatttttccgatctcccaggccaacttatgtgcagacctgctagtgacttaacccccttcgtgtgtacgcgcaagcacaagaccaagtgcgcacggaaaagatcctgtaatccaagtcagagttcggtgggttatggaaacacgaaaatacccagcatgcctcccccgaaatcggcgtatgctgcctgaatggcggggtaaaaacggtcatacacgtaaaaatccactcgtgataaaaacatgagtgaacgtgggagtctaagcccatgaacaaagaagaagaagaagaagaagaagaagaagaagaagaagaagaagaagaagaagaagaagaagaagaagaagaagaagaagaagaagaagaagaagaagaagaaaatacttGGTAAAGTAGAGACTAGACCTACGATAACACCGCAGTGATATTGCAAGCCCTGAAACCAGTCCATATGGAGCATGTCTGCAAGAAATAGACATAGATAAATACAGCCACACACATGCCCACTAAAATAATATCGCTAACATTTCTTTAGTCTGCCAGGAAAATAGGCGAGGGCTATGAAGCATATGAAGCATATGAGGACATATCTACCCAGGATAGACATGCACGCACATGAAGCCAGCGGAGACAGACAAAATGTCCACTAAAATAGCATCGTTTACAGTTCTTTCGTCTCCCTGCATGACACTAGGGAAAGCCGCTTTCTTGCTGTGCAGGAGTGTAGTACACTAAAATAACTTCGTTAACAGTTCTTTCGTATCACTGTACACTACACTGGGGAAGGCCACTTTTTTGCCTTGCATGACAAGGCAAGGATGCAAGGTAAGGGTGTGATGCAATAAACTAACATCGTTAACAGTTCTTTCGTATCACTGTACACTGGAGAAGTCAACTTTTTTGCCTTGCATGACAAGGCAAGGATACAAGGTAAGGGTGTGATGCACTAAACTAACATCGTTAACAGTTCTTTCGTATCACTGTACACTGGAGAAGTCAACTTTCTTGCCTTGCATGACAAGGCAAGAATGTAAGGCAAGGGTGTGATGCACTAAAATAACATCGTTTAAAAATAACATCTCCCTGCACACTGGGGAAGTCCACTGTCTTGCCTTGCAGGCGTGTGTAACACTAAAATGATATCGTTAACAATTCTTTCGCCTACATGGACGATAGGCTTGGTCTTGATGTCATGGCTGGCAGGGGTGTATGTGGTCTAGTGATGGGACTAGACTGGTGGCTTTGACTGCCCCCCGGCAGGCGCTTCCAGGCTTCCTGCGTCACAGCGACACTTGTTCATGGTGCGTTTCACGGCGTCCTTGAAGGCGTAACTGTGGACACATTCAAGAAACCAAGTCAGATGTCTTtgtcttaaagccatatgtactcgatgactatacacgctaattgctttaccaacagctggagacatgctaaattaagttccctgcaaaatattgtggtctaggaccccttcaatgttgagatatgttaattttcattttgatctggatcgtcctatttatagatttgccaacagaggtagcgttgacgcaagggaaataactccgcgtctttgtttacatccaaagtttttgagactctaaaacaagctgtaatgcatgtatatggtccgcgcatggcgacatatcgtcattacatggtcttatggtgcgtttgacatcgattatgggcaaactacactttgtaaacacgggagcgcgtacatatgcctttaaagaaaCCAATGATGATGAAAATTATGGAATGAAATGAAATTGAAGATGAAAGTCGCTATAAGttaatttcaatgcttgttattctctctccAGGAGACTGATTCCGACTAACTCTTACTTTTTATATTACACATGTCGTCTGCATTTGGAGcgttacttccctttgtgtatcaGATCATGAAAGAAACCAAGTCAAAGGCCTGTGTATTTGCACTACATTAAATCAGAGGAATACGCCGTCTTTGAAATCGTAACTGTCAGAGCATGAACACAAAAGCAAAGGTCGGTGAACCTTTTTTTAATGAACTACCACACACAATCATGGAAAATAGACAGAAGAAGATGGATTGTCTTAAGAACGGGGAAAAAAACGTAGAAAAATTCAAACAGATTTAAGCAACAaacgatctctctctctctctctctctctctctctctctctctctctctctctctctctctctctctctctctctctctctctctctctctctctctctctctctctctctctctctctctctctctctctctctctctctctgtgcatgtatgtctgtgtgtgtctgtgtgcatgtgaccgtgtgtgtcaaagtgtgtgttttaatgtataccattaccaatgaccatgtatgctatgaacattttttttttttttttttttcctctttgtctgatttaataaccatgtttttatgtttttgctttgcttcttcttctgctttaatattatgcactggttagttaattccctcttgggcgagggctggatgaaaaaagatctttgctgtatctactccattaccctcgaaaaataaagttggttcgttcgttcgttcgttcgttcgttctctctctctttatatctgtctctttctccctctctgtctctctgtctctgtctctctctctctctctctctctttctctctttatttctgtctctttctctgtctctctctgtgtctccctctctctctttctctctctcactcactcactctctctctctctctctctatctctctctctctctctctctctctctctctctctgtctctctatttttatgtcttagtttagcatggacggaccggcacggttggcctagtggtaaggcgtccgccccgtgatcgggaggtcgtgggttcgaaccccggccgggtcatacctaagactttaaaattggcaatctagtggctgctccgcctggcgtctggcattatggggttagtgctaggactggttggtccggtgtcagaataatgtgactgggtgagacatgaagcctgtgctgcgacttctgtcttgtgtgtggcgcacgttaaatgtcaaagcagcaccgccctgatatggcccttcgtggtcggctgggcgttaagcaaacaaacaaataaacaaattgtaagactaggcgtgagcctaaaatctccatccttgagtaataaagttcgttcgttcgttcgttcgttcgttctctctctctctctctctctctctctctctctctctctctctctctctctctctctctctctctctctctctctctctctctcgctctctctctctctctctctctctctctctctctctctctctctctctctctctctctctctctctctctctttatatatatatatatcatatctctcgctctctctctctctctttatatctgtctctctctttctctctctctttatatctatctctttctccctctttatatctatctctttctccctctctctgtgtctctctatcactctctctcattcagcctctctctctctctctcttgcagcccctctctctctcttatcatcatcatcatcatcatcatcatcatcatcatcatcatcatcaccatcatcatcatcatcattcaccAAACTGCCTTACCTGAGCTTATAGTAAACATTCTCCAAGTTGTTGAAGAGATAGTCGTCAAACTTGAGCAGCAGCTCTCTCCCCTCGTCGTCCAGTATCGTCTTCATGGCATCTAGAGAAGCCGGTAGGTTCGCCCCAAGGTCGGCGGCGGTCAGTGGGGGTTCTCCAGGCGGGACGGCTCCGGGGGGAGCTAGACGTTTCGGTGCCGGGTACCTGGGGGTCTGCTGAGACACGGGCTTGAGGCCTGACGATGCCTGGCGGTACGGACCGTTGCTCTGACCTCGacacaaaaccaccaccaccagcaacaGCGACAGCATCATTGACGACGACATCTTCGATCACTGCAATGTTTTCTTCtgttatgaaagagtgtgactTCGACCCGCCCTAAAGGTAGTCAGTAGAAATATAGAAATGTCGGACGGCAGAAACGAATCTGTTCACGGAGGGCGAAGACGGCTGACTCGACTCCGTGAGGCTTTCACAAAGCCGATGAGCTCCGAACTGAGACGCccagaaaatatgaaaaattcAAGCTTTGTGAAATCTCAACACAAAACTCAACCGTTTGGGGATGTTAACTCCCTGGGGCCTCTCCGCGGTTTTCACCAAGAGGGGGGATAAATTGTTACGCTCCAAACTGCGGACGGTCATCTTGTGGATAATCGCATTCAGCTTCCAGCGGGGGGTGAGCTGCTCATAACTGTTTATGTCCAGGAGGCGCCGAGGGCTGATACTGAGGGCACAGAGGGGTCCACGACTTCCTTCTCTGGTGTATCGCAGTTTACAGTCCTCTTAAAACTTCAGTCGTGTTTATGGTCGCATAATTTTGCGGACATCACTTTTGGGGAGCGAAGCCACATTCAGCATTACTATATAGTTTGGGCAGCAACGGACGAATCATGACCCAAAGTCATCCGCTTTTGTTCTGGGCAAAATCGGCATAAATTTTACGGTCAAACCTGTCTTTGCGGCCACCtctcgaaagcgaccacctgcccacacgACCATCCCAAGGACCCAAGAAAAAATGGGTTCTTATATACAACTCACcgttccatagcgaccaccttcCTATACCGACCTTTTGGTTGGTGCCTTGGATGGTCGCTTTTGACAGGTTTTATTGTATTTGCAGCGTTGTTGAAATTTTAAGCTTGCAACGTTTGTGTGGTCGTGATtactttattttattgttaGCATTATTGTAATTCAAAGACGTTAACATGCAATGTGATAATTTGATGCTGATTTAATAATGCAGGTCGGCGGGTAGATGTTAGTGCAAAATGATGATGTCTTGGTCTCTGCATGTCCTTTTCTCGCGTGAACGTGTGtgcaaattttgtttttacctcTGTTTTCCTTGCCTCACAACCGATGGatagagaacaaaccgcggggtcagattcgttgaaatcacaacaaatctcaatttcaaccaatccaacaccacgactggctcccacccggttggtcactttctcgtgcatctcagcccagGTCTCTTACCGCTTGCAGCACGAAGTCCTGCTGGTTTGCGAGTTAGGAGAATATTGCGTTTTATGCAAGAAGGTTTAAATGTTGTTTTTCCTCCACAATAAAATGCAAATGTGTCAGATGAGTATGAAAAAGATCAAGTTGCCAGGTTTCAAGGTGGCGTGTCGTTGGTATGAACCTCAAATGACCTCTGTTTCACCTTCAACAACTAACACAGGGCAAAAAGTTGCGGAGAATACGTTTATACTTATAGCAAGAGAGTTCCGACATAGTTTGCATTGGCGAGGGAAAGAATCTACACTAGCAGATCTTTTAATCGTGTTCCATTATTTTGTCATATCTGATCCGTCATACTTACGCAGTTTTAAAACACGACTGATTTTAAGTGAAGGTGTCCTGGAATTAAGCAGACGAtggcactgtgtgtgtgcgtaggggcggatcacatcatttttaaggggtggtttccaaatttcttttagggtgAATTCGACGACGGACGCGAAGCGTTTATTTGAGGCCGCGCACattgagcaatctggtgcaatttgggccaagaaacttcccctaatagtAATTATACCCCttcaaaaaagtaaatttaagaagactaatttggatcaaaacaaggaaatttgaccgatctggtgcaacctgagccagcaaATTACAAAACTACATTTCAAAACTGTCATTTAGAAGACAACGGCCGGCTCCTTCTGagattctaaataattatggaacagcctacgtacatgtatacaaaccaTCATgtattattgttcgaccatccggaacattttgataaaaatcaaggacaatggagcaatctggtgcaatctgagccatcagtttgtctttattttcaaatttatttattctttttctAAAAAtaattctctttttttctgctaggggggggggaggggggtccggaaaccccagacccctcccccccccccccggatccgcccctggtgcgtgtgtgtgtgtggggtgtgtggggtggggtgtgtgtgggggtggggggtgtgtgtatgtatgcatgtctgtatgtgtgtgtctgtgtgtttctgtgcgtgtgtgggtgtcagtgtgtgtgtgtgtgtgtgtgtgtgtgtgtgtgtgtgtgtatgtatgcatgtctgtgtgtttatgtgcgtgtgtgtgtgtcagt carries:
- the LOC138960112 gene encoding uncharacterized protein, translating into MSSSMMLSLLLVVVVLCRGQSNGPYRQASSGLKPVSQQTPRYPAPKRLAPPGAVPPGEPPLTAADLGANLPASLDAMKTILDDEGRELLLKFDDYLFNNLENVYYKLSYAFKDAVKRTMNKCRCDAGSLEAPAGGQSKPPV